GCGGATCCACCCGAGGTGGACTTGGTCGCGCAGTTGCGCAGCGACGAGGGCTGGATTCCCACGCTCTCCCTGGTGGCGATCGAGCACGACAGCGTGGTGGGTCACCTGTGCCTGACCAGAGCCGCCGTCGGCCCGTTCCCGGTGCTGGCACTCGGCCCGATCGGCGTCCTCGCCGATCATCAAGGCGCCGGAGTCGGCTCGGCCCTCATGCACGCGGCTCTCGGCGCCGCCGACGCCCTCGACGAACCCCTGATCGGGCTGCTCGGCAGCCTGGAGTTCTACCCCCGCTTCGGTTTCGTCCCCGCCGCCCGTCTCGGCATCACCCCGGACGACCCGGCTTGGATCAGCCACTTCCAGGTCCGCTCCCTGTCCGCCTACGATTCCCAAATCGTCGGCGAATTCCGTTACGCGGACCCGTTTTACAGCCTTTGAGCGCCGCCACTGCGTTCAGACGCCCGGGCTGCGCAGACGACCTGGGCTCTGAAATATCCCGCGCGTCGACCTGGCACGAGTTCCACGCCCATCCTGAGTACCAGCGCGACGGCGCTAGGCCCACGGATCGATGACGGGCACTCCAGCAGCACGGAATGGCGCGGTATCGCGGGTGGCCACGGCCATCCGCGCGGCGCTGGCGGTAGCCGCGATATAGCCGTTGGCAGTGCCGATCGCGGCTCCACTGGCGCGGGCCGCGGCCATGAGTTCCACATACACCGCGATCGAGTGCGCGGCGCGCCTGGGAAGATGTACGCATGAGTTCCGCTTCTCCCGTTCTGGACGATCGCCGTTACGTGCTGACGCTCGGCTGCAAGGATCGTCCGGGCATCATCGCCGGGATCACGTTGTTCATCGCCGAGTTCGGCGGCTCGATCGTGGAGGCGGGGTATCACTCCGACGTGGAGACGGGCTGGTTCTTCACGCGCCAGGCGATCAAGGCCGCGACGGTGCCGTTCGGGATCGCGGAGCTGCGGGACCGGTTCGCCGGGGTGGCGGCCGGCTTGGGGCCGGAGACCGAATGGCAGCTGCTGGACTCCCGGTCGCGCCGCCGTGCGGTGCTGCTGGTCAGCAAGGACGGGCACTGCCTGCACGACCTGCTCGGGCGCGCGGCCAGCGGTGAGCTGCCCGCCACCATCGAGGCGGTGATCGGCAACCACCCCGATCTGGCGGCGATGACCGAGGCGCACGGGGTGAAGTTCCATCACGTGCCGTTCCCGAAGGACCCGGCCGAGCGCGGGCCGGCGTTCGAGGAGGTCCGCGCCCTGGTGGACGCGCACGACCCGCACGCGGTGGTGCTGGCGCGGTTCATGCAGGTGTTGCCTGCCGAGCTGTGCGAGCACTGGGCGGGCAAGGCGATCAACATCCACCACAGCTTCTTGCCCTCGTTCGTCGGCGCCCGCCCCTATCACCAGGCGTTCGCCCGCGGCGTGAAGCTGATCGGCGCGACCTGCCACTACGTGACCGCGGAACTGGACGCGGGCCCGATCATCGAACAGGACGTCATCCGCATCGATCACGCGGACGAGGTACGCGACATGGTCCGCCAAGGCCGCGACATCGAGCGGGTGGTGCTCGCGCGCGGGCTGCGCTGGCATCTGGAAGGGCGCGTCCTGGTGCACGGCCGCCGGACGGTGGTCTTCTCCTGACCGGCGCGCCCTCGGCGCGTCAGCCCGCGAGGTCGGCGCGGGCGGACTTGCCCGCCGCGGCGAGGACGCGGGCGAGTTCCTCGTTGAACCGTTCGTAGGCCTCGACGTTGCCGAGATGGCCGGTGGGCAGCACCTGGTAGCGCGCGAGGCTGCCGGTCTGCCGGAGCAGCTCGACGATGCGTTCGGAGTGGACCGGCGGCGTCATGTCGTCGAACTGCCCCGACAGCACTGTCGTGGGCACCACCAGGCTCCTGGCCGCCTCCCCGACGTCCATCGTGGCGAGCAGGAAACCGAACTTGGACCGCACCCGGGCCGGGCACGACCGCACGATGGCCATGCTGAAGTCCAGCAGGTCGCCTTTCGCCGCGGTGCTGAGGATCTGGCGCGCGAACAGCCAGCGCACCGGCGCGATGGGCGGGAAGACGAGCGGGGCGCCCAGGCCGAGCCTGCCGAAGAGGAATGGCAGCGGCACTTTCAGTTGCAGCAGCCGCAACGGGCGGTTGAGCAGCGGCACCACTGTGGTCTCCAGGATCAGCCGATCGGCCGCGGTATTGGTCAGCAGCACCGCGAGGGCTCGGCGCGCGACCTGCTCCGGGTAGCGTCCCGCCCACGCCTGCAGCGTCATGCCGCCGAGACTGTGGCCGACCAGCACGGCCCGCTGCCCGGGCGCGAGCGCGGCGTCGAGCACCGCGGCCAAGTCGTCGGCCAGCAGGCCCATGGTCAGCTCGCTCGAGCCGTATTCGCTCTCGCCGTGGCCGCGCTGATCGTAGGCGATCACGCGATAATCGCCGGCGAACGCATTGATCTGCGGGTTCCAGTACTCGAGGCAGCAGGTCCAGCCGTGCACGAGCACGACGGCCGGCTTGTCCGGCGGACCGTAGGCGTGTACCCGCAGCCGAGCTCCGTCCCCGGCGCGGACCGGGATCACCTCGCGGGGCGCGGCCGGGGGGTTGAACGCGACGGTCTGGTAGGTACGCGAACGCAGGTCGGCGCTGTGCGCGGCGCGCAAGCTCCGGAGCAGTCCCGGGAAGCTCGTCAACGCGGTCGGCAGCATGGCACGCATCGGACACTCCTTTGTGTTACTGCTAGATACAGTAACCCCGATTCGCGCCGCTTGCTAGTGCAAGCACCCTTACCTGTCGGCAGTCTTCCCTCTCACCAGCGCGGACCCCGCTGCACCTCGTCCACCTTGGGCCGTACGTCGGCCAAGTAGACACCCGTGGCGATGATCGCCGCGAAGGACAGCAGGCCCAGCCCCGCGGGTGAGAGTAGAAGCACGAGCACAGCCGCCCCGAGAATCGCCAGCCAGATCGGCTTGGTCAGTTTGTCCACCGCGGTGAACGCGTCCGGACGCTGACGCACGGCGTGGATCAGCGCGAAAATCGTCGCACCGAGCGCCGCCAGCCACAGCACCAGCAGGATCATCCCGGTCAATCCGTGCACCATATTCACCCCACCCATCATAGAAGCAACGCCCCCGCGCACCAGGGGTGCGCGAGGGCGTGGAATCGCACTCAGCGGCGGGCCGTTCAGGCCTTCTTGGGGGCGGCCTTCTTCGCCGGAGCCTTCTTGGCGGCGGGCGTGGTGGCCTTCTTGGCCGGAGCCTTCTTCGCCGCACCGTTCGTGACCGGAGCCGGGGTGGACTCGGTGGTCACCTCGACGACCTCGGCCTCCACGACCGGTTCCGGGACGATGTCCGCCTCGGTTTCCACCTCGACCTCGGTCTCGACCTTGACCGGGCGGCCGAGCAGTCCGTTGACGCGCCCGACCACATCCTCGGCGCGGCTCACAGCGTCGCCGTAGAGGGTCTCGACCTTGCCGATCCGCTCCTCGACGGCCTGGTTGGCGCGCAGCCGCTCGATGGTCTCCTCACCGCGGGCGGCGAGGTCGGCGTAGAGGTCGAGCGCCTGCCGGTAGTACTTCTCGGCCAGGGCGCGCAGCTCCTCGGCGGTGAACTTCTCGCGCAGCTCCGCGAGGTCGTCCGGCAGCTCCGACGGCAGTCCGGACAGCCGCTCGCGCAGCGTGTCGAACTGCGCCTGCACGTCGGCGGGGACGTTGGCGAAGCGCTCGCGCGCCTCCTCCACCCGGGCCTGCACCTCGGTGGCGGCCGCGCGCTCGCGCACCTGGGCGAACACGTCGTTCACGGCGGTGTAGAGGGCGTCACCCGCACCGACGGTGGCGAGCAAGGGCTTGGTGACGGTGGCGTTCTTCTCGGTCATAAGGTTTCGTTCTCCTGGCGTGGCGGAGTGTCGGTTGTCGTGCGCGGAACGTCGCTGTCCCATACGTCCCCCCCTGCCTCGTTTCCTCCGTTTTCCCGGCGAAACGATTCATAGATGTCCAGCAGCACCTGCTTCTGCCGCTCACTGATCGACGTGTCGGCGAGCAGGGCGTCCCGGACCGGACTGTGCGGCCGCTGCTCGAGATAGCCAGCCCGTACGTACAAGACCTCCGATGAGACCCGCAGCGCTTTCGCGATCTGCGTGAGCACTTCGGCGGACGGATTACGCAGTCCGCGCTCGATCTGGCTGAGGTACGGATTGCTCACCCCCGCCAGCTGGGCGAGCTGACGCAGCGAGACTTGCGCCGCTTCCCGCTGCGCCCTGATGAAGCCTCCGATGTCGTGCGCCGCGTTGACGACGCGACCCGCTCGTTCTCCGACGCCGGACGAATGCTCGTCCGATCTGTCGGTGTACTCGGCGGAAACCTCGGGCTGGTCTGCCATCACTCACCTTCTGGCGGTTGTACGGGTTCGATTCTAGGTCAGGGTGCTAGCTATTGCAAGCAGTCTGCTAGCAGTGTTTCGGCAAACGTTCCGCGTGCCGCGGATCAGCCGCCGAACATCAGATGGGAAATCGTGTAGATCGCCAGTCCGGCAAGCGAACCGACAACGGTTCCGTTGATCCGGATGAATTGCAGATCCCGGCCGACCTGCAATTCGATCTTCTTGCTCGCTTCGTCGGCATCCCACCGGGCAACCGTGTCGGTGACCAGGGTGCTGATCTCACCGGCATAGTTTTCCACCAAGTACCGCGCCCCGCGATCGATCCAGCCGTCGACGTTGGCCCGCATGTCCGGGTCGTCGCGCAACCGCTCGCCGAGCTGCTGCACGTTCTCGGCGACCTTGCGCCGCAGCGTGCTGCCCGGATCGTCGGCGGATTCCAGGATCAGCCGCTTCGCCGCGCGCCAGGTGGCCGAGGCCAGTCCGGTGATCTCCTCGCGGCCCATGATCTGGGCCTTGATGCGCTCCGCCTTCTTGATCATGGCGTCGTCGAATTGCAGGTCCTCGGCGAATTCCTCCAGGAACCGATTCGCGGCGAGGCGCACCTCGTGCTCCGGATTCGAGCGGATTTTCCAGGTGAACTCGACCAGTTCGCGATAGATCCGTTCCGAAAGCAGGATGTTGACGAATTTCGGCGCCCATTGCGGGGCGTCGCGCAGCACGATCCGGTCGATCGTCTCCTGGGAGCCGAGCGCCCACTGGTGCGCGCGCTCGGCAAGCAGATCCAGTAGCGCGAGCTGCCGGTTGTCGGCCAGCAGTTCCGCCAGCACGCGCCCGATCGGCGGACCCCACAGCGGCTCGGCGATCCGCTTGACGATGGTGTTGTCGATGACCTGTTCCACGTCCTCGTCGCGCAGCACGCCGACGACGGCCCGCAGGAGCGTCGAACTCTCCTGCGCCACTCGCGCGGCATGACCGGGATCCGCCATCCAGCGTCCGACCCGCAGGGATATCCGGGCGGAACTCAGCTTCGCCGACACCACCTCCGGCGCCAGGAAGTTCGTGCCGACGAAGGTGCCGAGACTGGCGCCGAGCTGGTCTTTCTTGCGCCGGATGATCGCCGTGTGCGGGATGGGCAGGCCGAGCGGATGGCGGAACAAGGCGGTCACCGCGAACCAGTCCGCCAGCGCGCCGACCATGCCCGCCTCCGACGCGGCGCGCAGGTAGCCGACCCAATCGCCGCCCGCTCCGCGCGATTCGATCCAGCGGCAGAACAGATAGATCGCGGTTGCCAGGGCGAGCAGGCCGGTGGCCAGCGCCTTCATCCGCCAGAGGTCACGACGCTTGGCCGCCTCGTCGAGCACGGCGGCGAAGCCGAAGGGCGCGGCGGCAGGCGCGGCGGGGGCGTCCGCCACCGCGGTGTTGCCGGGAGCTTTCTCCATGCCTCCCATTCTGCTGTGCGCGGCGAAATGGGCGAGCGGGCGAGCGGAGCGGGGACACGCCAGACGCGCCCGACACTGTGGTTCCTACCGCATCCGCGCCCAAAAGCGCATATCACCGGTATCGGGGACCTAAGCTGGTAGCCACCGGAGCACATACGAACGAGGGAGCCCACGCTGTCCACCGAAGACCTTGTCGATATCGGCGAGCGACCGTCGGCGGTGCGCGGCGGCCGGATGGACGGCCGCAAGCGCCGGTGGCGGCAACACAAGATCGATCGCCGCGAGGAACTCGTCGACGGCACCCTCGCCGCCGTGCGCGCCCGCGGCTCCAGCGCGGGCATGGACGAGATCGCCGCGGAGATCGGCGTCTCCAAGACCGTGCTCTACCGCTACTTCTCCGACAAGAACGACCTGGTCCACGCGACCATGCAGCGGTTCATCGAGACCACGCTGATGCCGCGGGTATACGGCGCGATCAGCCTGGACGCCGACGAGTACCAGCTGGTCCGCTCCGCGCTGGCCGAGTACGTCGGGACGGTCGACGAGGATCCCGAGGTCTACCGGTTCATCATGGGCAACGGCTCGGCCGACCAGTCCTCGCTCGCGGAGTTCGAGAAGCTCTTCGCCGAGGTGGTGTGCGCGGTCAT
Above is a genomic segment from Nocardia sputorum containing:
- a CDS encoding helix-turn-helix domain-containing protein; this encodes MADQPEVSAEYTDRSDEHSSGVGERAGRVVNAAHDIGGFIRAQREAAQVSLRQLAQLAGVSNPYLSQIERGLRNPSAEVLTQIAKALRVSSEVLYVRAGYLEQRPHSPVRDALLADTSISERQKQVLLDIYESFRRENGGNEAGGDVWDSDVPRTTTDTPPRQENETL
- the purU gene encoding formyltetrahydrofolate deformylase; the encoded protein is MSSASPVLDDRRYVLTLGCKDRPGIIAGITLFIAEFGGSIVEAGYHSDVETGWFFTRQAIKAATVPFGIAELRDRFAGVAAGLGPETEWQLLDSRSRRRAVLLVSKDGHCLHDLLGRAASGELPATIEAVIGNHPDLAAMTEAHGVKFHHVPFPKDPAERGPAFEEVRALVDAHDPHAVVLARFMQVLPAELCEHWAGKAINIHHSFLPSFVGARPYHQAFARGVKLIGATCHYVTAELDAGPIIEQDVIRIDHADEVRDMVRQGRDIERVVLARGLRWHLEGRVLVHGRRTVVFS
- a CDS encoding DUF2516 family protein — its product is MVHGLTGMILLVLWLAALGATIFALIHAVRQRPDAFTAVDKLTKPIWLAILGAAVLVLLLSPAGLGLLSFAAIIATGVYLADVRPKVDEVQRGPRW
- a CDS encoding DUF445 domain-containing protein, which translates into the protein MEKAPGNTAVADAPAAPAAAPFGFAAVLDEAAKRRDLWRMKALATGLLALATAIYLFCRWIESRGAGGDWVGYLRAASEAGMVGALADWFAVTALFRHPLGLPIPHTAIIRRKKDQLGASLGTFVGTNFLAPEVVSAKLSSARISLRVGRWMADPGHAARVAQESSTLLRAVVGVLRDEDVEQVIDNTIVKRIAEPLWGPPIGRVLAELLADNRQLALLDLLAERAHQWALGSQETIDRIVLRDAPQWAPKFVNILLSERIYRELVEFTWKIRSNPEHEVRLAANRFLEEFAEDLQFDDAMIKKAERIKAQIMGREEITGLASATWRAAKRLILESADDPGSTLRRKVAENVQQLGERLRDDPDMRANVDGWIDRGARYLVENYAGEISTLVTDTVARWDADEASKKIELQVGRDLQFIRINGTVVGSLAGLAIYTISHLMFGG
- a CDS encoding heparin-binding hemagglutinin, with protein sequence MTEKNATVTKPLLATVGAGDALYTAVNDVFAQVRERAAATEVQARVEEARERFANVPADVQAQFDTLRERLSGLPSELPDDLAELREKFTAEELRALAEKYYRQALDLYADLAARGEETIERLRANQAVEERIGKVETLYGDAVSRAEDVVGRVNGLLGRPVKVETEVEVETEADIVPEPVVEAEVVEVTTESTPAPVTNGAAKKAPAKKATTPAAKKAPAKKAAPKKA
- a CDS encoding GNAT family N-acetyltransferase → MLIRRERADDAAAIAAVHRSAFAPRYASAGTSGDRVDADPPEVDLVAQLRSDEGWIPTLSLVAIEHDSVVGHLCLTRAAVGPFPVLALGPIGVLADHQGAGVGSALMHAALGAADALDEPLIGLLGSLEFYPRFGFVPAARLGITPDDPAWISHFQVRSLSAYDSQIVGEFRYADPFYSL
- a CDS encoding alpha/beta fold hydrolase; amino-acid sequence: MRAMLPTALTSFPGLLRSLRAAHSADLRSRTYQTVAFNPPAAPREVIPVRAGDGARLRVHAYGPPDKPAVVLVHGWTCCLEYWNPQINAFAGDYRVIAYDQRGHGESEYGSSELTMGLLADDLAAVLDAALAPGQRAVLVGHSLGGMTLQAWAGRYPEQVARRALAVLLTNTAADRLILETTVVPLLNRPLRLLQLKVPLPFLFGRLGLGAPLVFPPIAPVRWLFARQILSTAAKGDLLDFSMAIVRSCPARVRSKFGFLLATMDVGEAARSLVVPTTVLSGQFDDMTPPVHSERIVELLRQTGSLARYQVLPTGHLGNVEAYERFNEELARVLAAAGKSARADLAG
- a CDS encoding TetR/AcrR family transcriptional regulator, producing MRGGRMDGRKRRWRQHKIDRREELVDGTLAAVRARGSSAGMDEIAAEIGVSKTVLYRYFSDKNDLVHATMQRFIETTLMPRVYGAISLDADEYQLVRSALAEYVGTVDEDPEVYRFIMGNGSADQSSLAEFEKLFAEVVCAVITERAKDRGVATEGAALASYVLVGGIQLATHWWTTNKSLSREDVIDYLTMLAWSAIEGMARAGGSPAAFNAQQHVLPVPESPVQD